A genomic window from Streptomyces sp. MST-110588 includes:
- a CDS encoding metal ABC transporter substrate-binding protein, translating into MNIRRPLRAAALAGALALGLTATTACSSSGAAGKKGDRLAVTASFYPMEFLAKEIGGEHVRVKDLTGPGTEPHDLELGARETADLAESDVIVYLKGVQPAVDAAVQQTEVEHIVDAAALTPLKKHGAEVGGHSRGEDGEHGEGGEHEAEGEDGHDHGADGADPHIWLDPVKYAQVAKGVGKTLAAADPAHQADYARNTDNLVKKLADLNKKYADGLKNRKSDTFITTHAAFGYLAERYGLTEEAISGIDPESGDVSGSRIKELHGLAGEHHVGTVFFETLTSPDTARTLARDLNLKTDVLDPVEGITDKSRGKDYIEVMEANLTALQKALGAK; encoded by the coding sequence ATGAACATACGTCGCCCCCTCCGCGCCGCGGCCCTCGCCGGAGCGCTCGCCCTCGGCCTGACGGCTACGACCGCCTGCTCCTCCTCCGGCGCTGCGGGCAAGAAGGGCGACCGGCTCGCCGTGACGGCGTCCTTCTACCCGATGGAATTCCTCGCCAAGGAGATCGGCGGCGAGCACGTCCGGGTCAAGGACCTGACCGGCCCCGGCACCGAGCCGCACGACCTGGAGCTCGGCGCCCGGGAGACCGCGGACCTCGCCGAGTCGGACGTGATCGTCTACCTCAAGGGCGTACAGCCCGCCGTGGACGCGGCGGTACAGCAGACCGAGGTCGAGCACATCGTCGACGCCGCCGCCCTGACCCCGCTGAAGAAGCACGGCGCGGAGGTGGGCGGGCACTCGCGCGGGGAGGACGGAGAACACGGGGAAGGCGGGGAGCACGAGGCAGAGGGCGAGGACGGCCACGATCACGGAGCGGACGGGGCGGACCCGCACATCTGGCTGGACCCCGTGAAGTACGCGCAGGTCGCCAAGGGCGTCGGCAAGACCCTGGCCGCCGCCGACCCGGCCCACCAGGCCGACTACGCCCGTAACACCGACAACCTGGTCAAAAAGCTCGCCGACCTGAACAAGAAGTACGCGGACGGGCTCAAGAACAGGAAGTCGGACACCTTCATCACCACCCACGCCGCCTTCGGCTACCTCGCCGAGCGCTACGGCCTGACCGAAGAGGCCATCAGCGGCATCGACCCGGAGTCCGGCGACGTCAGCGGCAGCCGCATCAAGGAGCTGCACGGGCTGGCCGGGGAGCACCACGTCGGCACGGTCTTCTTCGAGACCCTGACCAGCCCCGATACGGCCAGGACGCTCGCCAGGGACCTCAACTTGAAGACCGACGTCCTGGACCCCGTCGAAGGGATCACCGACAAGTCCCGGGGCAAGGACTACATCGAGGTCATGGAGGCCAACCTCACGGCCCTGCAGAAGGCGCTCGGCGCCAAGTGA
- a CDS encoding glycine--tRNA ligase — protein MAADKIDTIVSLSKRRGFVYPCSEIYGGQRAAWDYGPLGVELKENIKRQWWRSMVTSRDDVVGIDSSVILAPEVWVASGHVATFTDPLTECTSCHKRFRADHLEEAYEAKHGKLPENGLADVNCPHCGNKGGFTEPKQFSGLLSTHLGPTQDSGSVAYLRPETAQGIFTNFAQVQQTSRKKPPFGIAQMGKSFRNEITPGNFIFRTREFEQMEMEFFVKPGEDEQWQEYWMEQRWNWYRDLGLREENIRWYEHPAEKLSHYSKRTADIEYRFQFGGSEWGELEGVANRTDYDLSSHSKASGQDLSYFDQEAGERYTPYVIEPAAGVGRAMLAFMLDAYNEDEAPNAKGKMEKRTVLRLDPRLSPVKVAVLPLSRNPQLSPKAKGLAADLRKHWNIEFDDAGAIGRRYRRQDEIGTPFCVTVDFDTLEDNAVTVRERDTMKQERVSLDQIQSYLGGRLLGC, from the coding sequence GTGGCCGCCGACAAGATCGACACCATCGTCAGCCTGAGCAAGCGCCGTGGCTTCGTATACCCCTGTAGTGAGATCTACGGCGGCCAGCGTGCCGCTTGGGACTACGGACCCCTGGGCGTCGAACTCAAGGAGAACATCAAGCGCCAGTGGTGGCGCTCCATGGTCACCTCGCGCGACGACGTGGTCGGTATCGACTCGTCGGTGATCCTGGCGCCCGAGGTCTGGGTGGCCTCCGGTCACGTCGCCACCTTCACCGACCCGCTCACCGAGTGCACCTCCTGCCACAAGCGCTTCCGCGCGGACCACCTCGAAGAGGCGTACGAGGCCAAGCACGGCAAGCTGCCCGAGAACGGCCTGGCCGACGTCAACTGCCCGCACTGCGGCAACAAGGGCGGCTTCACCGAGCCCAAGCAGTTCTCCGGCCTGCTCTCCACCCACCTCGGCCCGACCCAGGACTCCGGCTCGGTCGCCTACCTGCGCCCCGAGACCGCCCAGGGCATCTTCACCAACTTCGCCCAGGTCCAGCAGACCTCGCGCAAGAAGCCGCCGTTCGGCATCGCGCAGATGGGCAAGTCCTTCCGGAACGAGATCACTCCGGGCAACTTCATCTTCCGCACCCGCGAGTTCGAGCAGATGGAGATGGAGTTCTTCGTCAAGCCGGGCGAGGACGAGCAGTGGCAGGAGTACTGGATGGAGCAGCGCTGGAACTGGTACCGCGACCTGGGCCTGCGCGAGGAGAACATCCGCTGGTACGAGCACCCGGCCGAGAAGCTCTCCCACTACTCCAAGCGCACCGCAGACATCGAGTACCGCTTCCAGTTCGGCGGTTCGGAGTGGGGTGAGCTGGAGGGCGTGGCCAACCGTACGGACTACGACCTGTCCTCGCACTCCAAGGCGTCCGGCCAGGACCTGTCCTACTTCGACCAGGAGGCCGGCGAGCGCTACACCCCGTACGTCATCGAGCCGGCGGCCGGTGTCGGCCGCGCGATGCTCGCCTTCATGCTCGACGCGTACAACGAGGACGAGGCGCCCAACGCCAAGGGCAAGATGGAAAAGCGCACCGTGCTGCGCCTGGACCCGCGCCTGTCGCCGGTCAAGGTCGCCGTCCTGCCGCTGTCCCGCAACCCGCAGCTCTCCCCGAAGGCCAAGGGCCTGGCGGCGGACCTGCGCAAGCACTGGAACATCGAGTTCGACGACGCGGGTGCCATCGGCCGCCGCTACCGCCGCCAGGACGAGATCGGCACGCCGTTCTGCGTCACCGTCGACTTCGACACCCTGGAGGACAACGCGGTGACCGTGCGCGAGCGCGACACCATGAAGCAGGAGCGGGTCTCCCTGGACCAGATCCAGTCCTACCTCGGCGGTCGTCTGCTGGGCTGCTGA
- a CDS encoding sensor histidine kinase, producing the protein MNIPPWLRPGLVRLRRALPRLRRDLLFAAVGVPLHALPPLLALWALTQLAGLLEGTSDAAPVLLPVALGGMVATAFTLTEGQRWRLRRLCGVDLPRLRFTQARRQFGYHFLAGPLLGVLEAALLALLLAGLAAASVFLWIWALPAEWRLANMGYATEAGYATALGLAAVAVVPPLAAQLLRLENLLLTSLLGVGRAEELARRVEDLTRSRAGAVDAADAERRRIERDLHDGAQQRLVSLALNLGLAKATLTDLPPQARQVIEEAHREAKEAIEELGSLVRGLHPAVLDELGLDAALSGLAARAPLPVRLRVEMDRRAAPAVEAVAYFVVSEALTNIAKHARATRGEVTVTLLGEILRVVIADDGVGGADPSGGSGLKGLAQRVRSVDGAFRVSSPVGGPTVMTVELPCTP; encoded by the coding sequence ATGAACATCCCGCCCTGGCTGCGCCCCGGCCTGGTCCGGCTCCGCCGCGCGCTGCCACGACTGCGGCGCGACCTCCTCTTCGCCGCCGTCGGTGTGCCGCTGCACGCCCTCCCGCCACTGCTGGCCCTGTGGGCGCTGACCCAACTGGCCGGTCTGCTGGAGGGGACCTCCGACGCGGCTCCGGTGCTCCTGCCCGTCGCGCTCGGGGGCATGGTGGCCACCGCCTTCACGCTCACCGAAGGGCAGCGGTGGCGGCTGCGCAGGCTGTGCGGGGTGGATCTGCCGCGGCTGCGGTTCACCCAGGCACGGCGGCAGTTCGGCTACCACTTCCTCGCCGGGCCCTTGCTCGGCGTGCTCGAAGCGGCCCTGCTCGCCCTGCTGCTGGCGGGTCTGGCGGCGGCGTCGGTCTTCCTGTGGATCTGGGCGCTGCCGGCGGAGTGGCGGCTGGCCAACATGGGTTACGCGACCGAGGCCGGGTACGCCACCGCCCTGGGTCTGGCTGCGGTGGCCGTGGTGCCGCCCCTGGCCGCGCAACTCCTGCGGCTGGAGAACCTCCTGCTGACCTCGCTGCTGGGCGTCGGCCGGGCCGAGGAGCTGGCGCGCCGGGTCGAGGACCTGACGCGAAGCCGGGCCGGGGCCGTGGACGCGGCGGACGCCGAACGCCGCCGTATCGAACGCGACCTGCACGACGGCGCCCAGCAGCGGCTGGTCTCCCTCGCCCTGAACCTGGGGCTGGCCAAGGCCACGCTGACCGACCTGCCTCCCCAGGCCCGCCAGGTCATCGAGGAGGCCCACCGCGAGGCCAAGGAGGCCATCGAGGAACTGGGCAGCCTGGTCCGCGGACTGCACCCCGCCGTCCTGGACGAACTGGGGCTGGACGCGGCGCTGTCGGGCCTGGCGGCCCGGGCCCCGCTGCCCGTACGCCTGCGGGTGGAGATGGACCGGCGGGCCGCCCCCGCCGTCGAGGCCGTCGCCTACTTCGTCGTCTCCGAGGCACTGACCAACATCGCCAAGCACGCCCGGGCGACCCGGGGCGAGGTGACGGTGACCTTGCTGGGGGAGATACTGCGGGTGGTCATCGCCGACGACGGGGTGGGCGGGGCCGATCCGTCGGGGGGCAGCGGGCTCAAGGGCCTGGCGCAGCGCGTACGTTCCGTGGACGGAGCCTTCCGTGTGAGCAGCCCCGTGGGGGGCCCGACCGTGATGACCGTGGAGCTGCCGTGCACGCCGTGA
- a CDS encoding response regulator transcription factor, giving the protein MIAEDSVLLRIGLVKVLETAGFEVAAEAGDAPGLLEAVREHRPDIAVVDVRMPPGFADEGVRAALEIRRQWPDTAVLLLSQYVEERYAADLLSANTRGIGYLLKQRVADVEEFIEALRRVADGGTALDPQVVAQLLVRRPSDPLERLTAREREVLTLMAEGRSNAGIAGQLVVSESAVAKHINSILAKLDLPRADADHRRVLAVLHFLGVA; this is encoded by the coding sequence GTGATCGCCGAGGATTCCGTCCTGCTGAGGATCGGCCTGGTCAAGGTCCTGGAGACGGCCGGGTTCGAGGTGGCGGCCGAGGCCGGGGACGCGCCGGGGCTGCTGGAGGCGGTCCGGGAGCACCGCCCGGACATCGCCGTGGTGGACGTCCGTATGCCGCCCGGCTTCGCCGACGAGGGCGTACGGGCCGCGCTGGAGATCCGGCGGCAGTGGCCGGACACCGCCGTCCTGCTGCTCTCCCAGTACGTGGAGGAACGCTACGCCGCCGACCTGCTGTCCGCGAACACCCGGGGCATCGGCTACCTCCTCAAGCAACGTGTCGCCGACGTCGAGGAGTTCATCGAGGCGCTGCGCCGGGTCGCCGACGGCGGCACCGCCCTGGATCCGCAGGTCGTGGCGCAGTTGCTGGTACGCCGCCCCAGCGACCCGCTGGAGCGGCTGACCGCGCGCGAGCGCGAGGTGCTCACCTTGATGGCGGAGGGCCGCTCCAACGCCGGCATCGCCGGACAGCTCGTGGTCAGCGAGAGCGCGGTGGCCAAGCACATCAACAGCATCCTGGCCAAGCTGGACCTTCCCCGGGCGGACGCGGACCACCGCCGGGTGCTGGCCGTCCTGCACTTCCTGGGTGTGGCCTGA
- a CDS encoding DUF6296 family protein, with amino-acid sequence MEYPEFVELVFQAAAEDDTVTVRRTERSGAGGHPVYEDESGIVRAEISDRGEVRMLATGGHQAPHTPVLVRPLVH; translated from the coding sequence ATGGAGTACCCCGAGTTCGTGGAGCTCGTCTTCCAGGCGGCGGCGGAGGACGACACCGTCACCGTCCGGCGCACCGAGCGGTCCGGGGCCGGCGGCCATCCGGTGTACGAGGACGAGAGCGGCATCGTCCGCGCGGAGATCAGCGACCGGGGCGAGGTACGGATGCTCGCCACCGGCGGCCACCAGGCGCCCCATACGCCGGTGCTGGTCCGGCCGCTGGTGCACTGA
- a CDS encoding TetR/AcrR family transcriptional regulator, which translates to MAAETLTPERILEATEEVLRRYGPAKATVVDVARALGVSHGSVYRHFRTKTALREAVTERWLERTSERLRDIVAQDGPADARLERWLSALFAAKRHKAGDDPELFATYMTLIGESGGVVERHIADLTGQLTAIIEDGIRQGVFAAAPSAVPATASPTASSTAVTARAVFDATGRFHDPCYAKEWSAPDIDRAFAAVCGLVLRSLRA; encoded by the coding sequence ATGGCAGCCGAGACCCTGACCCCCGAACGCATCCTCGAAGCCACCGAGGAAGTGCTGCGCCGCTACGGCCCGGCCAAGGCCACGGTCGTCGACGTCGCCCGCGCGCTGGGCGTCAGCCACGGCAGCGTCTACCGCCACTTCCGTACGAAGACGGCGCTGCGCGAGGCCGTCACGGAACGCTGGCTGGAGCGCACGAGCGAACGACTGCGGGACATCGTCGCGCAGGACGGCCCGGCCGATGCGCGGCTGGAACGCTGGCTGTCCGCCCTCTTCGCGGCCAAGCGCCACAAGGCGGGCGACGACCCCGAACTCTTCGCCACCTACATGACGCTGATCGGCGAGAGCGGCGGCGTGGTGGAGCGGCACATCGCCGACCTCACCGGCCAGCTCACCGCGATCATCGAGGACGGCATACGGCAGGGCGTCTTCGCCGCCGCTCCTTCCGCTGTCCCCGCCACGGCCTCCCCCACGGCCTCCTCCACCGCCGTGACGGCCCGCGCGGTCTTCGACGCCACGGGCCGCTTCCACGACCCCTGCTACGCGAAGGAGTGGTCCGCCCCGGACATCGACCGGGCCTTCGCCGCCGTGTGCGGCCTGGTTCTGCGGAGCCTGCGCGCCTGA
- a CDS encoding aldo/keto reductase, whose protein sequence is MQTRTLGTTGPRTSALGLGCMGMSALYGDSDRAESVATIHAALEAGITLLDTGDFYGMGHNELLINEALRTAPAARREAAQISVKFGALRTVEGAFTGYDGRPQAVKNFAAYSLQRLGTDHIDIYRIARVDPAVPIEETVGAIAELVQAGHVRHIGLSEVGAATLRRAAAVAPISDLQIEYSLISRGIEAQILPTARELGIGVSAYGVLARGLISGHWSRDRKLAANDFRGMSPRFQGENLERNLGLADALRKIAESKGVSVAQIAIAWVLSRGQDIVPLVGARRRDRLAEALGAAEVTLEAADLAAIEAAVPPGAAAGERYPADQMAHLDSER, encoded by the coding sequence GTGCAGACCCGCACCCTCGGCACCACCGGCCCGCGCACCTCCGCCCTCGGCCTCGGCTGCATGGGCATGTCCGCCCTGTACGGCGACAGCGACCGCGCCGAGTCGGTCGCCACCATCCACGCCGCGCTCGAAGCGGGCATCACCCTGCTGGACACCGGCGACTTCTACGGCATGGGCCACAACGAGCTGCTCATCAACGAGGCCCTGCGCACCGCCCCCGCGGCCCGCCGTGAAGCGGCGCAGATCAGCGTGAAGTTCGGTGCGCTGCGCACCGTCGAGGGCGCCTTCACCGGGTACGACGGCCGCCCGCAGGCCGTGAAGAACTTCGCCGCCTACTCGCTCCAGCGCCTGGGCACCGACCACATCGACATCTACCGGATCGCCCGCGTCGACCCCGCCGTCCCCATCGAGGAGACGGTCGGCGCCATCGCCGAACTGGTCCAGGCCGGGCACGTACGGCACATCGGCCTCTCGGAGGTCGGCGCCGCCACCCTGCGCCGGGCCGCCGCCGTCGCCCCGATCAGCGACCTCCAGATCGAGTACTCGCTGATCTCCCGCGGCATCGAGGCCCAGATTCTGCCCACCGCCCGCGAGCTGGGCATCGGCGTGAGCGCGTACGGCGTCCTGGCGCGCGGCCTGATCAGCGGTCACTGGAGCCGGGACCGGAAGCTGGCCGCGAACGACTTCCGGGGCATGAGCCCGCGCTTCCAGGGCGAGAACCTGGAACGCAACCTGGGCCTGGCCGACGCGCTGCGCAAGATCGCCGAGAGCAAGGGCGTCTCGGTCGCGCAGATCGCGATCGCCTGGGTGCTCTCCCGCGGCCAGGACATCGTGCCGCTGGTCGGCGCCCGCCGCCGGGACCGGCTGGCCGAGGCGCTGGGCGCGGCCGAGGTGACGCTGGAGGCCGCCGATCTGGCCGCGATCGAGGCCGCCGTCCCGCCCGGCGCCGCCGCCGGCGAGCGCTACCCCGCCGACCAGATGGCCCACCTGGACAGCGAGCGCTGA
- a CDS encoding MFS transporter: MSDTRVRTTVPVPATASPPRTTAPTPAPPRLTPLGLGTVLLGAALPMVDFFIVNVALPTIDRDLHAGPALLEMVVAGYGVAFAVLLVLGGRLGDMVGRRRLFLWGLAAFGVTSLACGVAPGPWTLVAARAGQGAAAALLLPQVLATIQAATSGQRRAKAVSLYGGTAGVASAVGQVLGGALVAADLAGSGWRSVFLVNVPVAVVALLLALRTVPETRSPQPARVDGPGTVLLAVTLITLLLPLTEGRAAGWPLWSWVMLAVFPFTAVAFLVVERRAERRGGTPLVPPSLLRIASVRSGLTMILPFTLGFGGFMFVVAIALQDGLRYGPMAAGVALAPLCVAFFAASLAGPRLVARFGRRVVITGSLIQATGLLALALTVRAGWPDISVAGLAPSMAVLGMGQGLLLPVLLRVVLSELPAAQAGVGGGVMVTTQQSGMALGVATLGTLFLSLLPSLGMRDALLIAVLTQFAVVAVTTALGLRLPRTVR, translated from the coding sequence GTGAGTGACACGCGAGTACGAACCACCGTCCCTGTACCGGCAACCGCTTCTCCCCCTCGGACCACCGCCCCCACGCCCGCGCCGCCCCGGCTGACGCCGCTGGGGCTGGGCACCGTCCTGCTGGGCGCCGCGCTCCCGATGGTCGACTTCTTCATCGTCAATGTCGCACTGCCCACCATCGACCGCGATCTGCACGCGGGGCCCGCCCTGCTGGAGATGGTGGTGGCGGGTTACGGCGTGGCGTTCGCGGTGCTGCTGGTCCTGGGCGGGCGGCTCGGTGACATGGTCGGCCGGCGCCGCCTGTTCCTGTGGGGCCTGGCCGCCTTCGGTGTCACCTCGCTGGCCTGCGGTGTGGCGCCCGGCCCCTGGACGCTGGTGGCGGCCCGGGCCGGGCAGGGCGCCGCCGCGGCGCTGCTGCTGCCACAGGTGCTGGCCACGATCCAGGCGGCCACCAGCGGACAGCGCCGGGCCAAGGCGGTGAGCCTGTACGGCGGCACGGCCGGGGTCGCCAGCGCCGTGGGTCAGGTGCTCGGCGGGGCGCTGGTCGCCGCCGACCTGGCCGGCTCGGGCTGGCGCTCGGTGTTCCTGGTGAACGTGCCGGTCGCCGTGGTCGCACTGCTGCTGGCGCTGCGTACGGTCCCCGAGACCCGCTCGCCGCAGCCGGCGCGGGTGGACGGCCCCGGCACCGTGCTGCTGGCGGTCACCCTGATCACCCTGCTGCTGCCGCTGACGGAGGGCCGGGCCGCGGGCTGGCCGCTGTGGTCCTGGGTGATGCTCGCCGTCTTCCCGTTCACGGCGGTGGCGTTCCTGGTGGTGGAGCGGCGCGCGGAACGGCGCGGCGGTACCCCGCTGGTGCCGCCGTCGCTGCTGCGCATCGCGTCCGTACGCAGCGGGCTGACCATGATCCTTCCGTTCACGCTGGGCTTCGGCGGCTTCATGTTCGTGGTGGCCATCGCCCTTCAGGACGGGCTGCGGTACGGGCCGATGGCGGCGGGTGTGGCGCTGGCGCCGCTGTGTGTGGCGTTCTTCGCCGCCTCGCTGGCCGGTCCGCGGCTGGTCGCCCGCTTCGGACGGCGGGTGGTGATCACCGGCTCGCTGATCCAGGCCACCGGCCTCCTCGCCCTGGCGCTGACCGTCCGCGCGGGCTGGCCGGACATCTCGGTGGCGGGGCTGGCGCCCAGCATGGCGGTGCTCGGCATGGGCCAGGGCCTGCTGCTGCCCGTACTGCTGCGCGTCGTGCTCAGTGAGCTGCCGGCCGCCCAGGCCGGGGTGGGCGGCGGCGTCATGGTCACCACCCAGCAGTCGGGCATGGCGCTGGGCGTGGCCACCCTCGGCACGCTCTTCCTGTCGCTGCTGCCGTCGCTGGGCATGCGGGACGCGCTGCTCATCGCCGTGCTGACGCAGTTCGCGGTGGTGGCGGTGACCACGGCACTGGGCCTGCGGCTGCCCCGCACCGTGCGCTGA
- a CDS encoding helix-turn-helix transcriptional regulator — MTTTATEARSTPRTDPRFGAQVAQRAVQQAVQQEAPQAGSPAGPRSDARTRRQELAAFLRSRRERITPEQVGLPRGTRRRTPGLRREEVAHLSAVGVTWYTWLEQARDIHVSAQVLDAVAGALLLDRAERSHLFALAGEVDPALPGKECTGPPEALRLMMAQLEPYPAVVQNSRFDIVAYNRPYGRLLCDLDAVPEEDRNCMWLAFTHPQWRAALVDYDETVRTMAAKFRAGMAGHVAEPAWRCLVDRLTAASPEFREIWARHEVLRPEYQARTFRQARVGIVRLTATVLWTGRGAGSKMIAYTPADDETRERLERLQELVLAED, encoded by the coding sequence ATGACGACGACCGCGACGGAGGCACGCAGCACACCGAGGACCGATCCGCGCTTCGGTGCGCAGGTGGCACAGCGGGCAGTACAGCAGGCGGTACAGCAGGAGGCACCGCAGGCAGGGTCACCGGCCGGGCCGCGGTCCGACGCCCGGACCCGGCGGCAGGAACTCGCCGCGTTCCTGCGCAGCCGCCGGGAGCGGATCACACCGGAACAGGTCGGTCTGCCACGCGGGACGCGGCGGCGGACCCCCGGACTGCGGCGCGAAGAGGTCGCCCATCTCTCCGCGGTCGGTGTCACCTGGTACACGTGGCTGGAGCAGGCCCGCGACATCCATGTCTCCGCGCAGGTGCTGGACGCGGTGGCGGGCGCGCTGCTGCTGGACCGGGCCGAGCGCAGCCATCTGTTCGCGCTGGCCGGGGAGGTGGACCCGGCGCTGCCCGGCAAGGAGTGCACGGGGCCGCCGGAGGCGCTGCGGCTGATGATGGCGCAACTGGAGCCGTATCCGGCCGTCGTCCAGAACAGCCGGTTCGACATCGTCGCCTACAACCGTCCGTACGGGCGGCTGCTGTGCGACCTGGACGCGGTGCCCGAAGAGGACCGCAACTGCATGTGGCTGGCGTTCACCCATCCCCAGTGGCGGGCCGCTCTGGTGGACTACGACGAGACGGTCCGTACGATGGCCGCCAAGTTCCGGGCCGGGATGGCCGGGCATGTCGCGGAGCCCGCGTGGCGGTGCCTGGTCGACCGGCTGACGGCGGCCTCCCCGGAGTTCCGCGAGATCTGGGCGCGGCATGAAGTCCTGCGGCCGGAGTACCAGGCCAGGACCTTCCGGCAGGCGCGGGTGGGCATCGTACGGCTGACCGCGACCGTACTGTGGACGGGCCGTGGCGCCGGCTCGAAAATGATCGCCTACACGCCCGCGGACGACGAGACGCGTGAACGGCTGGAGCGGCTTCAGGAACTGGTGCTCGCGGAGGACTGA
- a CDS encoding MFS transporter produces the protein MSEPSHRRRLLVLMICCLSLLIVSLDNTVLNVALPSMQKELGASVSGMQWTIDAYTLVLASLLMLAGSTADRLGRRRVFMAGLTVFSLGSLLCGLAPTLGWLVVFRMVQAVGGSMLNPVAMSIITNTFTEPRERARAIGVWGGVVGISMAAGPIVGGLLVESVGWRSIFWINVPIGALALFLTLRYVPESRAPRPRRLDPLGQVLVIVLLGSVTYAIIEAPEAGWTSPLILSCAAVAVAALAALLSYERRRAEPLIELRFFRSVPFSGATVVAVCAFAALGGFLFVNTLYLQNVRGMSALDAGLHMLPMASMTLVCAPLSGRVVGARGPRLPLLAAGTAMSASGLLFAALDAQGSTPLLFTGYVLFGIGFGLVNAPITNTAVSGMPRAQAGVAAAVASTSRQVGQSLGVAVIGAVLAGGVHAAGTSGFAGASRSAWWIITGCGAAVLLLGALTTGHRAQAGALRAAARWEQPPGQPVPGRNAPGPAADPDPPGREPGQSSASTSS, from the coding sequence ATGTCCGAGCCCAGCCACCGGCGGCGTCTGCTCGTCCTGATGATCTGCTGTCTGAGCCTGCTGATCGTCAGCCTCGACAACACCGTCCTGAACGTCGCGCTGCCCTCCATGCAGAAGGAGCTGGGTGCCTCCGTCTCCGGCATGCAGTGGACGATCGACGCCTACACCCTGGTCCTGGCCTCGCTCCTGATGCTGGCCGGCTCCACCGCCGACCGGCTCGGGCGCCGCCGCGTCTTCATGGCCGGGCTGACGGTCTTCTCGCTCGGCTCCCTGCTGTGCGGCCTGGCGCCCACGCTGGGGTGGCTGGTCGTCTTCCGTATGGTGCAGGCCGTCGGCGGCTCGATGCTCAACCCCGTCGCCATGTCGATCATCACCAACACCTTCACCGAGCCGCGCGAACGGGCCCGCGCGATTGGGGTGTGGGGCGGTGTCGTGGGCATCAGCATGGCGGCCGGGCCGATCGTGGGCGGGCTGCTGGTGGAGTCCGTCGGCTGGCGTTCGATCTTCTGGATCAACGTCCCCATCGGAGCGCTGGCGCTCTTCCTCACCCTCCGGTACGTACCCGAGTCACGCGCCCCCCGTCCGCGCCGCCTGGATCCCCTCGGCCAGGTGCTGGTGATCGTGCTCCTGGGCTCGGTGACGTACGCGATCATCGAGGCACCGGAGGCCGGCTGGACCTCGCCGCTGATCCTCTCCTGCGCCGCGGTCGCCGTCGCCGCCCTGGCCGCGCTGCTGTCCTACGAGCGCCGGCGCGCCGAGCCGCTGATCGAGTTGCGGTTCTTCCGCAGTGTGCCGTTCAGCGGGGCCACCGTCGTGGCGGTGTGCGCCTTCGCCGCGCTCGGCGGCTTCCTCTTCGTCAACACCCTCTACCTCCAGAACGTACGCGGCATGAGCGCGCTGGACGCCGGGCTGCACATGCTGCCGATGGCGTCGATGACGCTGGTCTGCGCGCCGCTGTCCGGACGGGTGGTCGGCGCCCGCGGGCCCCGGCTGCCGCTGCTCGCGGCCGGGACGGCGATGAGCGCGAGCGGGCTGCTGTTCGCGGCTCTGGACGCCCAGGGGAGCACCCCGCTGCTGTTCACCGGGTACGTCCTGTTCGGCATCGGCTTCGGGCTGGTCAACGCGCCCATCACCAACACCGCCGTCTCCGGGATGCCACGGGCGCAGGCCGGGGTCGCCGCGGCGGTGGCCTCCACCAGCCGGCAGGTAGGGCAGTCGCTGGGTGTCGCGGTGATCGGCGCGGTCCTGGCGGGCGGGGTGCACGCGGCCGGCACCTCCGGCTTCGCCGGCGCGAGCCGGTCCGCCTGGTGGATCATCACCGGTTGCGGCGCGGCCGTGCTGCTGCTGGGGGCGCTGACCACCGGCCACCGGGCGCAGGCCGGCGCGCTGCGTGCGGCGGCGCGCTGGGAGCAGCCGCCCGGGCAGCCCGTACCCGGCCGGAACGCGCCCGGGCCCGCAGCGGACCCGGATCCGCCCGGCCGGGAGCCGGGTCAGTCCTCCGCGAGCACCAGTTCCTGA